A window of Rhipicephalus microplus isolate Deutch F79 chromosome X, USDA_Rmic, whole genome shotgun sequence genomic DNA:
cggctcCATAGTCTAGGCGAGTGCAAATAAGGCTTTTATACAGATAGAGAAGACACTTCCTGTCACTATCCGAAGTGGTGTGTGACAGCACTTTCAGAACATTCATGATTTTTAAACActtgttttttgtatatttgatgTGGGGTATGAAAGTTAGTTTTGCATCTAATATGAGGCCTAGGAACTTATGCTCGGTCTTTACTGATAGAGGCTGACCATAAAGATCAATCTCAGGATCTGGATGAACGCCCCTCTTTCTGAAGTCGGGTGCAAGTGCTCTTCTGTGGGTTCAATTTAAAACCATTTTCGTCTGCCCAATgcgagaccttgtttaaacttaGCTGTATTTGTCGTTCACACATGGAAAGGTTGCACGATTTAAGACCGACCTGTACATTGTcaatatgtgcaataaaacatattacGAGAGATGTATAGGCGCGAAAAATTCATTTTCAGAATAAAGAATGTGCAACTCAGTAAACAACCTTGTGGCACTGCTGTTTCTTGGACAAACATTCGGGATAAAACAACGCCTACTTGAACATGAAATGTATgatttgacaggtaactttccaTTATAGTTAACACTCctccccgcacacctaaatgtgacagatCTCTGTTGATGCCAAAGCGCCACGCAGTGTCATAGGCCCTTTTCATATCgaagaacacagagagaaaaaattGGTTATGAACGACAGCGTCcagaatttgtgcctcgatacggacaaggtgatCAGTAGTAGATTTAGCCTTTCTAAACCCGCACTGATGTGGGTCAAGTAGATTATATGTCTCTACGAAGTGCATGAGTCGCctgtttatcatcttttcaaaaacCTTACAAAGGGAGCTAGTTAGGGTGATGGGCCTGTAGCTTGACACAGAGGATGGGTACTTGCCCTGTTTTAGCATAGGGATAATgatggcttctttccaggctgAGCGGATCTCGCCGGAAAACTATACAGCATTATACGGGAGAGAAGGGCATTTTtagcaaaaggatcaaaatgtgggccagttggtaattcattttcttcgttcagcgaactgggagcgcagagaaaaaacacaaaggacgaagcgaggaacacACAAGTTTCGGATGGCagatgttttaacatttcatatactACTCGGTCAGAGCCTGGGGTGGATTTATTACAGCAGGTAAGGGAAGCCTGTAGTTCAGCTAAAGAAAAAGGCTCATCGTATGCCTCGTATTTCGTAGATTTGTGctctattttctgtttttctacTTTGGTTTTATGTCGCTGAAACGCTTGAGTATAGTGCACCCCAAGGGAGTTCGCTTGGTCCATCAAGCTGTCACCTTGTGTCTTCACAAGTAGAAGTTAGTGTGCTTGTCGTCCTGCTACTTTACCAACCGTGTTCCACACTCTTGCCACATCTGTATATGAATTAATACccgttaaaaatttctgccagctCTCTCTTCTAGCTTGTCGACGCACTCTTCTTCCTTGGAACTTGATGTTTTTGAAACTATCAAGATTCTCGGCTGTTTGCATGCATTTTAACACTCGCTATTCCACCAAGGAACCCATCATTTTGCGCAGAGTCCCGTTTGTGGAATACAGTAATAAAGAAGTCAACAGCTGCATCTGCTTAAGCCACGTATGTTGGACCAGTTTAGGTGAGTAGCTTTTCAAACTCTTTCCCAGTCGGCCTTGTCAATCTGCCATCTGGGAATCTGTGGAGGACATGCATTCGCTCTTGGTATGCTCAAAATTATTGGAAAGTAATCGCTTCTGCAAGGATTATTAATGACtttccatttgagtaggggtaAGAGTGAAGGGGATGTAATGCTGAAATCTATGGACGAGTAGGTGTTGGCTAGGCTGTAATATGCTGGTTCCTTCTGATTCAAAAGACAAGCACCGTATGAGAAAAGGAAATGTTCCattagacgacctcgtgcatcgcagcgagaatcaTTCCATAAACtactatgtgcattaaagtctccaagaacCAGAAAAGGGTCAGGTAGTTCATCTATCGAGGACTGAAATTCATGTTTTTCAAAGCGGTACACTAGAGGTGAGtaaaaagagcagatggtgacgagttttttcaaaaaaactgctcgaacagccactgcctcaagggatgtttatAGTGGTAGATGTGTACATGCTGCACCCTGATCAATTATAATGGCCCCACCACCAGATGACCCTACAGCGTCATTGCAgtcctttctgaatattacataaCGACGTAGAAAAATGGTGTTCCTGGAATTTAAGTGAGTCTCTTTTACACACAGCATTTTTGGAATGCTTTTGtaagagttcctggatatcgtcaaGGTTTTtgagcagtcctctgacgttctattgtattatttgtgtatccattatgagtgtaaatgagtgctgtgtgtactaaagaAGTATTGCATAAAGTCAGGAGCCCTTGTCAAGCCCCGTGATGATGGTTTTTTTACTTTCTGGCGCGCTCAAAAGAGCCGCGCCTATTCTTCGGCGCTGAAGACACCGTTGGACTTgctgttgtgtccatcacctcggacgaggtgctggatgcccgctTCCGGttcacgcgtgcgtgcgcgaaAGTCTTAAGGCTATCTGTCAAAACAGAAGGTCGTGGGGCTTCAAGTATGGTGGCCTGCAAGCCCTTTGGTGGCAGATGAGCCTATGCTACTTCTGTTGAGGGGATCAATGGCGCTGCCGCTCGTCCACTTTCTGTGGTACGTGTGGGCGCCACGGATTTTGGTGGCACTGCCCCCTTTTGTGCCACTCCTGCGAACGAAGGACCCTGCATAAGTAGAGGATTGTGTGCCTCCGTGAACGAGATATTGTCATTTACTTTAAGTATAAGTATTTCGTTTTCATGTTTCCATGCAGGACATGTGCGGGAGTAAGCGGGGTGTCCACCGTCGCAGTGCGTAGTTGCTTCTCCACAGTTGTCTGTAGTGTGTTCGTGCAAACTACACTTTGCATGGGTTTGACGGCCGTGGCAGCTCTGAGAGCTGCCGCTGAAATGCTGACACTTAAAACAACATCGGGGGTTGGGGATGTAGGGTCGGACCTGtaacttcaagtagcctgtttcgatatattgtggaagtgtgcttgtgcaaaaTGTAAGAATGAGGTGCTTTGTTGGGGTTTCTTAATTCTCTCTACATGCGTTACATGATGTTCATTTCAGCCCCCAAGGAGCTCACTCTCTGTCAGGTTAATCAGGTCTTGATCAGACTACGCCTCGGGAACTGTTCAGGGAACGGTGTGGTGTGATACAGGTGTGGTTCCAAAAGAGGAGAGTTTTGTCAGGTTTTCATACTGGGCCTTGCTTTGAACTTTGAGAAGAAGGTCGCCACTAGCCATGAGTGTAGCCTGATAACCTGGACCAAGAGTATTGGTGAGGCATTTTGATATGACAAATGGAGAGAtcgtttttttcttgtgtttcacaGTGAATCACATGGAAGCGTGGGAAAATTTCTTTTGACTTTAGGAAGACATTCAGTGTTGCTTTGTTGCGCCCCCTCTTAAGGGGAGGACGATCAGACAGTTTAGGAAATGAAAAAGTGGCTATAAAGTATTTATTGATTCCGCAGctatgccagccacccaccatcgaACCCAACAAGGGGATGCGGCAGCACAATTACAAcgccagctgtacaaagccactataacccaataatatgtgactaagagagggcacatacacaaggttaacccttgccacctagaagatggaagtaaacacaagtgaggagatgacaggaaagattggaagagagaaaagacgaagatcaggagggcaagagagacaggaaaaggcgactgcggATTTTCCCTGAATGGGTCAGCCCAAgggtgccgtctacatgaagccggggccaaagtggtgtgttgcccctgtcgggagggggggggggggcttaaagggccactcaccaggtttgacaattttgatctGACAAGCGCAATGTGTAGACGAAGTGTttatgatcacgtctgccaaactttgcaatGCTACGTGACGCGGAAATGGgtcgaatttcaagatgaaagctgctccccctcccctctgccggtgcacgcgtagagaatgagggcatgacgtaggcgtaggaatggccctatgTACAccgcaatgcagtgacgttggtcctctacgtggACGAGTCTGCTccgacgttgtcaacagtataccacatgacatggcaaaaattatttaacacaacatgcgtagtttatgttgTTGCTTTAGGAGATCaacaaaacttgaaataaataatgagatgcaatgaaaaattgtgcgttcttttcttttatttttttcccgtgaaatgctacgagatgcgaggCTACTGtaccagcgtttcgcatgcgttcgtgtccccgtggtgagtgcattgagcagacgaccgctgtggaacgctcctacgcgttcacgCACTCATTGTGTTCATCTACTCTACCGCATCTAAGCTagcatttccaaaccatcccgcagaaacaggcagaagaccacaaaataacgctggtcaacaaagcaatgcTGCTCGCGTTCTCGGGAGTTGGatttgtttgggcacgtcatgcgcacgtaaCCTCATGGTCgaatgctggagagggtggggaagagatttggcttgcgaaggctacgcggaggagcggcaagggttttgagctcgcCTCCTCTTATCTTCATTTCGCGCCGCTTTAAAAAACCTGTTTTGTCCGCTCGTGATAAACCGATCCGAAAAATTTTTATGGcgaaatgttcctcatcggacacccaactaCTTCCACTGTCCAactctccctgcctttccttgcatctttatctctctctctccactgtctaactaaaattcggtatgggagcctggtgagtggccctttaaaggtccaatcacccggcgtcgacACAATCCCagggatcccctttttcccggacacagCTCAGTCACGCATGGCTAGGGGTGGGAGAGGTCGAAGCCCCCCGTTAGCtagggtccgtggtgtcgctgcacaccaaacgcctgcttgggcagacgcccctgcgggagCTTAAGACAAGCAATGAAGCATACAAATTACAATGCAATTTCAAACTGagtgtaacaaagaaaaaaaaaagagaataacgAAGCAGTGCACGTTTATTACATGTCCTTTCAGTGAGCATTCCAAATATGTCTCTTCAAGAAGAATTACACGCTTCCAAAGCTTCCGAAAGTGAATGATGAATGGTGTAATTTCACAAGCTGTCGTAGATTTGAATGGTCTTCCACCAGTCTGGCTGCTGACAGTGAAGCTAAAATATATTACAGCTGGATTTTGATAATTAAAGGGACCAAAAACTGGCCACAATGTGTGATTACACCCCATTAAAAATTAAGACCGTAAAATGCAGTGACAGATTCCAGCATGCTTTTCACGCTGCGAGTAAAACTTATATTTTtaaattgtgttaaaaaaaaaggtatgtcACGCAGCCTGTTGGAAGAGCCTTGAAGTTAAATTATGGAGCCAATCACTTTGCTGTACGAAGTCACATAGTGCGACGCTGTCACAAGTGCCATAGTTATCCCTCGAAATTAGGGTATACATACTATTGCCTATCTCCACTACTCTGTGCTGCTTAAAAGGAGTTTCACAGTGGCGAGCAGTGCTGTCTCCGTGGTAGCCAATGTACCGTGTCGAGTAATGGCCCATGTGCATGGAGTGCATGCACAAGTAGCAAACTTCCGTACTCAAACATGAACTGCTCTCACATTCTCTGTTTGGAATACATATGCGGTCACATGTGTATTTTACGACTTCATATTCACTGCAGCTTGAAAACATCCTGAGAACAAATGTTTCATAGTGTTTTCCATGTTAACATTCCACGACTAGATACTACGAGCGGTGAGCATTTCATTGCGCTAAAGAAAATAAGTGCCATAAAAATTGGTTGTCTGTCTCTTTATTAATGCTACCTATCTGTTAAAGTAACGTCAGGATGGTGTCGTTTGTGGAACAAAGTGGTCAAACTGAAATCAGTGGCATAATTCAAAGCTGCATTATAAGGGCATTTCACAACCCCGCCATGCAAGTTCAGTTGGTGCAATGAGCCAAGAATACTGGTGTGAGGCGACTTGCATGTTTTCGCTGAAAGTGCTGTAAAATAAAAAGCACACTTTTCTTTCACACAAAATAATGGAGTAAAGATTAAAACATTCAAAAAATGATTTATTTGAAAGCGGCAGCTGCAGATTTGCCCATCCAATGATGCCAGATATGAGGCAGTTTGAAGAGGTTGGTGAACTCTTACGGATGGCTTGCTAGGTGTGCGGGCACATTTTTATTGATAATGCTCGTTACAAAGGTGTTTTGGCAATATACTTGTTAACATATCTGTTTtgtcattgaaataaaaaaaaaagtatgtcaaGAACAATCAAAGAGTGGCAATATGCTGTTGTAAAGGTGAAGCCTCCATGCAGAGATGTTTATTCTCGACCGAAAATCAAGTACTGTTTTCGTTCTTCTACTCGCCTGGCTGGATGCGCGACATTTGTTGCTACCGCCAAGTAGGCCGAAGACGAgatttttcatctgctggcaccttgaggaaagcACTGCTCGGACATCATTTCGATAGAGACAGTTTattcatttctcttttttttttctccctgtcCCTGCATCCCTGGTTTTATACCCTAACTCCTCATTCAAACATTCTCACAATACGATCGGAACACAGGAATGTCTCCCTCCTCGACTCCCAGTTGGCTGCTGTTTAAGGTGGCAAGCACAAAGTCCTCCCTCCTCGGATCTTCCCCGAAGAACCACCGCCTCTCGTTGCCACCCAACTTCGCTCATTCCAGTTCCTGCAACGCTCGACTTCCGTCGTCGACGAGCCGTGGGAACGCACCTTCTGGGCACCTGCCTGCAACACTGGGCTGACAGACCACCACTTTATTGGGCCTGTGTATCAATTTCACCGCTGTCGCTTGTTTTGGTTGCTACAGCGGAGCGCAAGTGCACCTTCCATCTTTGCAGCCGGACTCAACTCTTGTCTGCAGTAGGTGCCGCCACTAAGCCCCTTTGGCGACGTGGGTCTTTGCATTCTTTGTGATCGACAAACAGCCACTGTCCCGCCAATTGAGTTCCACCGCTTCCGTCATGGCGTGCGCTCACCGTCAGCAGGGCGGGTAACAATATGAAAATATTCTGCGAACGCACCAAGTTCGAACCCAACATCGAGCCTCCAACAGCACTAAGTGACACAGTTTGTATAATCTTTGCTGAGCTAGTGTGTACACATAATTGAAGCAAGCAGCAAGAGTAAAAATGCACAACACATGTTCGAACCAGCTACGGAGATTTTCTTGGCCCACTCTTAAGCAATAAGCATGGTTCACAATCACTGAACTTCCAAGTCATTTTGCGCAGCCAACAAACAATGTTGCCGTGTTACTGCTACTGGTAGAAGCATGCCCTGAAAGTGATTACAAAGGGCTGGGATTAGCGGCGGCTGAGTGAGGGCCGGCTGGCTCACAGGCCTCGGCCTGTTTAGGGTACACGATTAAAACACGCAACAATTATAATAAAAACGCGATACACCGTCTTACCCATGTCCTGGTACGGCAACATGAAGGCCATGTTCCTGAGGGCGACTGAGAGACTAATCCACATAGGCAGCTGGAATAGTACCACTATGGCTGATTTCATTGGGTGACAGTTGTCTCGAACCACGAGCCTCTGGAGGTGTCGCTTCAGCTGCACAGAGAAGCATATTTTTTTGAGTACGTTCAACAAATCAAACTGGGTCACTTAGAATGCAACCAAAGAAACCAAGCAATGTAATGGTTTTTTTCTTGAAAAGGCACTGCAACACTACTTGAACAAGGCCAGAATATGCTGCCAATCGCTAGTCGAGGCTTCTGTTAACACGCAAGCAAAACATAGTGCAACACCCAGCACGAAATCTACAACTACGTATtacagtcagctgaaaattgcttgtTCTTCTCTTGATGAATAATGTGGCAACCTCAATTTGCACAGCTTCATAAGCAAATAGCTATGGCGATAGGCCGATTTGAGCACAATCAGTAGCATAGTTACCACAACCACCGCAAGGTGCCCGAATGTAGTTGACATCTTTGCACTCCATAGAGCTAGAATTACATCAGTGCATTCATGATCACACTGAGAGTGAGCCGTGCAATCAAATAAAATGAGAAAAGAAAGTGCTGAAGGTCATGACACGCAGTAATGTACAGGCTTAGCTTTTTGCCTCCTTGAGATCATTTCAGTACACTTGCTGGGTCGAAAGTAAACAGAAAGTGCTTAGGGCACGAGACAAATTCCAATAACTGTGTTGTTCGTAATTATAAAAATATGTGGCAGTCAATTTGCGGGGCAACCAACTCTGCCCGTGAGGTCTTCGaggattacttgaaaaagtgtggcAGGTCTCTTTTAAGAGGTGTCATGCTTGTTAGGCCTCCCTCCCCAATCTCGTGACTTTCCTCATTCTAGCGGCACTCTGTGCCACACACACACTGCCCACACAGGTGAGATGTCCCCAGTTCCTAACAcggccagggggggggggggggcacatacCTTAATCACTACCTATGAATATTCTCAAAGAGCTTTGAATGGTGAACCATTTATTTGAAGACATTTTCCTATTCTTATTCAAACCACAACCTTGAGCGATGTGTATACTCTATATAACTAGGTATGCAACTACAAAATACTAGAACAGATATAAATGCACATTCAATCCAGAATTGCTCTTTAATGTACTCTAATGACAACATATGAAAGGAAAGAACTGTTTGAAGTAATAGTGTATTTTTGCTCTCACTGTTATGCAAATTACACCTCGACTTCTTTTCGCATGATAAAGAAAAAATCGAAAAAAGCCCATGAAGCCATATTCCAAAGGAGTCACTGATGTAGGCCGTACTGGAAGACAACATATGCTGGTGCTGCAGAATATAACAGATGAAGGCTACTAGGAGAACACCGAAGATTTAATACATGGTGACACCTACCAGATACAAGTAACTGCTAGTCTTTGAGTGCCTTTGTTGTTTATGACAACATTTGACTTTATATTGTTGCACATGCCTAAACACACACCCATATGCACCAGCTTCATAAAAAATATTGCATGTGACTTGAGATATTCATTATTAAAACTTCAAAGCCCCAACATCATCAACATATAACCAAGGGCACAAAAAATACAGCTGATCTATTACATTAGACCTGAGCTTCCTTGACAAGATATGAATCTCGGCAGGTCTTAGCACAGCCTTGTCAGGAAAATGGCAAGTCATTTTGAAATACACAAGTGGACTACTTTGTGCGTTATGAGAGGTGCGAGGTAGTTTTTTTCCTAAACTATAAATAGGTGCCAAGAACTCTTTCACATCTGTCACACACACTACAAGATGAAACACCGCAATAGCTACCCAAGTTTTTACGACAAGAAAAAGGTGAAAACCGTGGTTGTTTCTTTTTACACGAAACATCACACGCAAAGCCAAAACTAATTGCTGGTACAACTGAGGTGACTTGTTGCTTTCGACATCGAGATACCCCCATGACACACCCTAATTAAAAGTTTGTCACTCAACATCAAGGGAGGCTCCGGTTTGAAGAAAAATAGCCGCTACCTTCCCTTCGGCCCTGGCACTTTTGGTTTTATTATTTCCTGGTTTGGGGCTTTTAAGTTCCACGATAAATGTCACGTACTGCATGTGTCTCTTATTGGCTTTCGAAAGAATGCCTTGTGATGccgtacaatttttttttcacccaaaCAACTGCCCTAAAGTTGGTAATTAAAAAGTAAATTAACAAGTTTATGTTAACTAACAGTTTCAATGTAATCTTAAAGTTGCAAAGTATCTCAGCACCAATGTAGAGTTTGTCTGTGAAGCCAATAGGACCCCCACTATTGCAGCATATTTGTAAAAAAGAATCCATActctttaaaaataaaataaaaaacaaaaccaaCTTGCACAATTGCATCACTGGGAGCGGGAAATCTATTCAGTTGGCACCAGCAGACACGCAAACAAGATTCTGCCCAACATTCTCACTATGACGAATAAATCAATCCCTTCCTCTACACCCGAGTTTATTTCCCACAAGGACAACCAAATTTCTGAGGGTTTTGATTTTGGGCATTAAGATGTAGGGTGGAGCTCTGGGCTCATGCATATTGGTTTACTGGTGCATGAAAAGCGAAAAGCACGTAAAGTTGTGCCATGTAGTGCGAGCAGCCCTACGCGAGTCGCATGCTCTCTTGCACCGCGATCGTGGATAGCCCAACACGAAAGCTTTGTACCTATCCGTCCCGCAATGGCTCAACCATAACGTGTCTACCACTCTGAACATTTTCTGATAAACCCCCAGAACCCTCAAGGGAGCTTGCAGCATAGGCGTACCTAGAAAGCTACATCATTCTAAGGCACATGTTTAATGGGGACCGCATGTAAACTGACAAAGATATTTGGGACTTCTAGATATTCTGAGTCGGGCGAAATAGaaaacaatatgtacagcccagcttAAGACCTTGACTGCGGCGCTATAGACCTACTAACGCCGCGTTCCATGTAGAGCGTGTTATCACGTGAAACTGCGCAAACAACGTACGTTTCTTTTGTAAAGGAGCCGAGCTTGCTTCTCAGTGAGATTGAACATGCGCGTTGCTTGCATCGTTTCGCGCTTCAGCTCTTGAGCAATGCCGGCCATTTCGCGATCGAGGTTGGCAAATCTGGCAAGCACGTGATGTTGATAGACGGCAAGTGGCAACGTGACAGCTACTCGGAGAGCTAGAGACGTGAGAACGATGGTTGAGCCCCACGTAAGTCCGCTTGTTGAATGCGCTGCCTCCAGCAGGTCTTGAGCGTACGCAACGGGTCTTGACTGCGACAGTGTTTGGGCCCATGATTGCAACGAAAAATCCCGAGCAGTGTATACACCATAGCAAGATGCCAGTGTGCTTTTTTTGAAGCACTTTGAACGATCTCCGGCTAGGCAAGAAATATGCCTAGGAGATGTAGTACACACAATGAACTCATCGACGCGTAAGCGCGCCGTCCGCGCTACCACAAAGCGAAACATATTTCAAGTTTTCGTTCTTTCTAGATGGGGCTTGACTCGGCTTTTGTGCGACTCGATCTCTCACCAAGCCTTCTCCgtgccaacgcctcctagatttacCGTGCCTACACCCAAGGAGGTTCTTCTGGTGTGGAGGTAGTGACGCCGGTCGCCGCCGAATTGGAAAAGGAACGactcggaagcagacgacaaagtgcgcttcgtagccccgccctcgcagtggcctttggagactgtgacatgctGTTGTAAAGCAGTTAAAGATTTTACAAGGCCATGGTTACTTCGTGCTTCGCTTATGGCTGCACAAATCGCATCAAGAAGACGCCTGGGATCACTTTTTACGTGTAAGTATTCGCGCTTCGTTCGCTGACGATCGCCCGTTTTTTTCGCATATGCTGTTAAATTAAAAGAAATGTGAAAGGCGCGCATGCGTGTAATACATGCGTAAAGCTCGACGGAAGGTAACTTGAAGATTGAAATGCTCGCTAACACGACGTTTTCCATGAGTTTTAAGTTTATGAACGAAGCACTAGCTTGCGGTCTATGGCTGCACGTATATCAAACATTGGAACGAGTAGGacgtctgaatgccctttgaattccaagttttctggtTTTGTCTTACAAGGCAAAACTGACggcgtgcatgcatatttttGGCGAGTAAATATCAAATTCGGTGCATGTTTATACAGGAATTCGCAAACGTAGGGAATAttccatgccgtgattatccgTGTTACAGCTTTCCGAAAGACAGTGTGCTGCGttctgcctgggaacgtgctgttcgaagaaatagtCGGAGGGCTGCGGAAGGTGACCACCTCTGCTCCATTCACttcgaagaatgctgcttcgacaAAACGGGACAGACAACCACACTGCGGCCTGGCAGTGCACTTTCGATTTTTTCTGCTTTCCAAGCgcatccgcaaaaaaaaaaaaaaaaaaaccctgttaGTTTCTATCTTCTTGACGT
This region includes:
- the LOC119161149 gene encoding cytochrome c oxidase assembly protein COX18, mitochondrial isoform X1; this encodes MFRFVVARTARLRVDEFIVCTTSPRHISCLAGDRSKCFKKSTLASCYGVYTARDFSLQSWAQTLSQSRPVAYAQDLLEAAHSTSGLTWGSTIVLTSLALRVAVTLPLAVYQHHVLARFANLDREMAGIAQELKRETMQATRMFNLTEKQARLLYKRNLKRHLQRLVVRDNCHPMKSAIVVLFQLPMWISLSVALRNMAFMLPYQDMGAQVTYLELSVGGLLWFTNLTQPDPMHIIPLLVGLTNLMNVEFHVLQRQKHMASLRRWITNFARGVAIVSVPIAWIMPANVSLYWLCSSSFALGQNMLIAAPGFRRACSIPLTASESQTPFKDVANRLRQRLNAAFRTGS
- the LOC119161149 gene encoding cytochrome c oxidase assembly protein COX18, mitochondrial isoform X2, with the translated sequence MFRFVVARTARLRVDEFIVCTTSPRHISCLAGDRSKCFKKSTLASCYGVYTARDFSLQSWAQTLSQSRPVAYAQDLLEAAHSTSGLTWGSTIVLTSLALRVAVTLPLAVYQHHVLARFANLDREMAGIAQELKRETMQATRMFNLTEKQARLLYKRNLKRHLQRLVVRDNCHPMKSAIVVLFQLPMWISLSVALRNMAFMLPYQDMGAQVTYLELSVGGLLWFTNLTQPDPMHIIPLLVGLTNLMNVEFHVLQRQKHMASLRRWITNFARGVAIVSVPIAWIMPAIRRYAVSTRLWMRCT